A single Anatilimnocola floriformis DNA region contains:
- a CDS encoding M28 family peptidase: MKFLTSSKTLRGWQRFAVGALACSALGFVPSLASKAEEVTAKAAALAAADTITKDELKGFVDVLADDTFEGREAGSRGGQAAGNYLAKELSELKLSPAGDRGSFFQGFQGSSRNILGMMEGSDEKLKNEVIIFGAHYDHVGYGRPGNSYGPFGYIHNGADDNASGVSGLLEVAEGVNHLPVRPRRSILFALWDGEEAGLIGSRFWLSTPTIDLQRVKLKINADMIGRLRNNTVEIYGSRTSPGLRRIISEQNQHVGLNVDFTWKMKEDSDHWPFFARSIPALMFHTGLHDNYHRPSDDAHLINVEGIREVSRLMTLTLIELANADTIAPFREASKRESPEVQTQRERPVQPSPPRFGVSWRIVEGSAPVVTSITAGSQADRAGLKMGDKLHSFQGQPIPEEKLFRQQMLAAEGECTFEITRAGTAEPLTIKVTPIGNPIRVGMTWREDDGEPGVMLVTQIIPGSAADVGGLKLRDRVYSLNDHTFETGKDFSGLLSTAEAPLTFLIERAGKLQTLKVQPLASNPPPAQ, from the coding sequence ATGAAGTTCCTCACTAGCTCGAAGACACTCCGTGGCTGGCAAAGGTTCGCCGTGGGCGCTCTCGCATGCAGCGCGCTCGGATTTGTGCCGTCGCTCGCCTCCAAAGCCGAAGAAGTCACCGCCAAGGCCGCGGCTCTGGCAGCGGCCGACACCATCACCAAGGATGAGCTCAAGGGCTTTGTCGATGTCCTCGCCGACGACACCTTTGAAGGCCGCGAAGCCGGCAGCCGTGGCGGCCAGGCAGCGGGAAATTATCTCGCCAAAGAATTGAGCGAGTTGAAACTGTCGCCGGCCGGCGATCGGGGGAGCTTCTTTCAAGGCTTTCAAGGAAGCTCACGCAACATTCTGGGAATGATGGAAGGGAGCGACGAAAAGCTGAAGAATGAAGTCATCATCTTCGGCGCTCACTACGACCATGTCGGTTACGGCCGGCCCGGCAATAGCTACGGTCCGTTTGGATACATCCACAACGGCGCCGATGACAACGCCAGCGGCGTGTCGGGGTTGCTCGAAGTCGCCGAAGGAGTGAATCATCTGCCTGTGCGGCCGCGGCGCAGCATTCTGTTTGCGCTGTGGGACGGCGAAGAAGCTGGGCTGATTGGATCGCGGTTTTGGCTCTCCACGCCGACCATCGATCTGCAGCGCGTAAAGCTCAAGATCAATGCCGACATGATCGGCCGGCTGCGAAACAACACGGTCGAGATCTACGGCTCGCGCACTTCGCCTGGCTTGCGGCGGATCATCAGCGAGCAGAATCAGCACGTCGGGCTGAACGTCGATTTCACCTGGAAAATGAAGGAAGACAGCGACCACTGGCCCTTCTTTGCCCGCAGCATTCCGGCCCTCATGTTCCACACCGGTTTGCACGACAACTATCACCGCCCCAGCGACGACGCCCATCTGATCAACGTCGAAGGGATCCGCGAAGTCAGCCGGCTGATGACCCTCACGCTCATCGAGCTCGCCAATGCCGATACCATCGCGCCGTTTCGTGAAGCTTCGAAGCGTGAATCGCCCGAAGTGCAAACGCAGCGAGAACGCCCCGTGCAGCCAAGCCCGCCGCGGTTCGGCGTGAGCTGGCGAATCGTCGAAGGAAGCGCGCCGGTCGTGACCTCGATCACCGCCGGTTCGCAAGCCGATCGGGCTGGTCTGAAAATGGGCGACAAGCTTCATTCGTTCCAAGGCCAGCCGATTCCCGAAGAAAAGCTCTTCCGTCAGCAAATGCTGGCTGCCGAAGGGGAATGCACGTTCGAAATCACTCGCGCCGGAACAGCCGAGCCGCTGACGATCAAAGTCACGCCCATCGGCAACCCGATTCGCGTCGGCATGACCTGGCGTGAAGACGACGGCGAACCCGGCGTGATGCTGGTGACGCAAATCATCCCCGGCTCGGCCGCGGATGTCGGCGGCTTGAAACTCCGCGACCGCGTCTACTCACTGAACGATCACACGTTCGAAACCGGCAAGGATTTTTCCGGACTGCTGTCGACCGCCGAAGCGCCGCTGACGTTCCTCATCGAACGCGCCGGCAAGTTGCAAACGCTCAAGGTGCAGCCCCTCGCCAGCAATCCTCCACCGGCACAGTAG